A genomic region of Nitrospirota bacterium contains the following coding sequences:
- the thiE gene encoding thiamine phosphate synthase, producing the protein MNRIKGIYLILDQQYTARDIISIAADAIDAGIDVLQYREKGLPKKDALCTAKRLRNLTSGTGIPFIINDDPALALAVDADGVHLGQDDIPVHVARRILGEDKIIGLSTHSYNEAMEAGSSGINYIGLGPIFNSGTKMVTEPLGPGVIRRVRNAISIPLIAIGGISNENIQDVIRCGADGAAVISAILSSSDIKKSVRNLKEKIRGLHGV; encoded by the coding sequence GTGAACCGGATTAAAGGCATATACCTTATCCTTGATCAGCAATATACAGCCAGGGACATTATATCCATAGCTGCTGATGCTATTGATGCAGGCATTGATGTATTACAATACAGAGAGAAGGGATTGCCCAAAAAGGATGCATTATGCACGGCAAAAAGGCTGCGTAACCTCACATCAGGTACAGGGATCCCATTTATTATAAATGACGACCCTGCCCTTGCCCTTGCAGTTGATGCGGATGGCGTTCATCTCGGACAGGATGACATCCCTGTTCATGTAGCAAGGCGGATACTGGGAGAGGACAAGATCATCGGCCTCTCTACACACAGCTATAATGAGGCAATGGAGGCCGGATCTTCCGGTATAAACTATATTGGTCTTGGTCCCATATTCAACTCTGGTACGAAGATGGTTACAGAGCCACTCGGTCCCGGGGTAATACGCAGGGTCAGGAATGCCATCTCCATTCCATTAATTGCAATTGGCGGTATCAGTAATGAAAATATTCAGGATGTAATAAGATGCGGCGCTGATGGAGCTGCAGTAATATCAGCCATCCTTTCATCGTCAGATATCAAAAAGAGTGTCCGCAATCTTAAGGAAAAGATCAGGGGACTTCATGGCGTCTGA
- the bioF gene encoding 8-amino-7-oxononanoate synthase, protein MNIDNELLHELRELKDSHLLRVLKRVDSAQSSRIIIEGKEYINLCSNDYLGLADHPSLKEAVIESVKKYGTGAGASRLVSGNMELHETLEGATAQFKGTEDALLFNSGYMANTGIIQALASEGDAIFSDELNHASIIDGCRLSKAKVFIYRHKDAGHLRSLIMQTTEKGNRAYRRRIAVTESVFSMDGDIVPLNDIVKVIEEFEGILIVDDAHATGVLGRSGRGSFEHFGVNNSSHIQMGTYGKALGSFGAYAAGTSLLKNYLINKARTFIYTTALPPSVMAASIAALRILQNDEELLEVLWVTTRLFRDGLSALGYNTMQSETPIIPIYVGDTEKALRFSQRLFDEGIYAAPIRPPTVPEGGCRIRTTVTAAHSLEDIERSIEVFKNVGRELGLI, encoded by the coding sequence ATGAACATTGATAACGAATTACTTCATGAATTAAGAGAGCTAAAAGATTCACATCTCCTTAGAGTGCTTAAGAGGGTTGACTCAGCTCAATCATCAAGGATCATAATAGAGGGAAAAGAGTATATTAACCTCTGCTCCAACGACTACCTTGGACTTGCGGATCACCCCTCATTAAAAGAGGCAGTTATTGAATCAGTGAAGAAGTATGGAACCGGAGCAGGGGCTTCAAGGCTTGTATCGGGCAATATGGAATTACATGAGACACTCGAGGGCGCCACTGCACAATTTAAGGGGACTGAAGATGCTCTTCTGTTTAATTCAGGATACATGGCTAACACAGGCATTATCCAGGCCCTTGCCTCAGAAGGGGATGCAATTTTCAGCGATGAATTAAACCATGCAAGCATAATTGACGGATGCAGGCTGAGCAAGGCGAAGGTATTTATCTACAGACACAAGGATGCAGGGCATCTCAGGTCATTGATTATGCAAACTACTGAGAAGGGAAACAGGGCTTACAGAAGGAGAATTGCAGTTACTGAAAGCGTCTTCAGTATGGACGGTGATATAGTACCATTAAATGATATAGTAAAGGTGATTGAAGAGTTTGAAGGCATACTTATAGTTGACGATGCACATGCAACTGGTGTCCTCGGGCGTTCCGGCCGGGGTTCATTTGAACACTTCGGGGTCAACAACAGTTCTCATATACAGATGGGAACATACGGCAAGGCCCTTGGTTCGTTTGGGGCGTATGCTGCAGGAACCTCACTGTTGAAAAACTACCTTATAAATAAAGCGAGGACTTTTATTTATACTACTGCCCTGCCTCCTTCTGTCATGGCTGCGTCAATAGCAGCATTAAGAATACTCCAAAATGATGAAGAATTACTTGAAGTACTTTGGGTAACCACACGTTTATTCAGGGATGGGCTCTCGGCACTAGGTTATAATACCATGCAGAGTGAAACACCGATCATTCCTATTTACGTCGGTGATACGGAAAAGGCTCTTAGGTTTTCACAGAGATTATTTGATGAAGGTATATACGCTGCGCCGATACGTCCTCCAACAGTACCGGAAGGGGGTTGCAGGATAAGGACAACTGTAACAGCGGCACACAGCCTTGAAGATATTGAACGCAGTATTGAAGTGTTTAAAAATGTCGGAAGAGAGTTAGGATTAATCTGA
- the bioB gene encoding biotin synthase BioB — translation MREQIDTICEKALSGKGITHDEAEFILQIDNSCLSYLLALTERVRQTYNGSKIELCSVINARSGGCSEDCSFCTQSVYASSDAATYPLLSLDVILEGARSAKSNGAVKFCLATSGAGITNSRELDRLCDAAKKIRTEVGIEVCATLGAMSLEQMIAMKDAGLTRFHHNLETAESYFPSICTTHTYRDRIEQVAVAKEAGLSTCSGGIFGMGESIEQRVELAFALMELDADSVPVNFLMPPSGTALGHITPIEPAAALKTIAMLRLLMPDKEIRVCGGRMTALHDLHPLIFASGANGMMIGNYLTRSGREPHKDLQMLKDLGLTIESL, via the coding sequence ATGAGAGAACAAATAGACACCATATGTGAAAAAGCCTTGTCGGGCAAGGGGATAACGCATGATGAGGCTGAATTCATATTACAGATTGATAACAGCTGCCTGTCATACTTATTGGCATTGACAGAGAGGGTGCGTCAAACTTACAACGGCAGCAAAATAGAACTCTGCTCTGTGATTAATGCCCGGTCAGGAGGATGCAGTGAAGACTGTTCCTTTTGCACCCAATCTGTCTATGCTTCATCAGATGCAGCTACATACCCTCTTTTATCTTTGGATGTAATCCTGGAAGGTGCACGGTCGGCTAAGTCTAACGGGGCTGTAAAATTTTGTCTTGCCACAAGCGGCGCCGGCATTACTAACAGCAGGGAACTGGATAGGCTTTGTGATGCTGCGAAAAAGATACGAACTGAAGTTGGTATCGAAGTCTGCGCGACTCTTGGGGCCATGTCCCTGGAGCAGATGATTGCAATGAAGGATGCAGGTTTGACACGTTTCCATCACAACCTCGAAACAGCAGAATCATATTTTCCGTCAATATGCACAACCCACACATACAGGGACAGGATTGAACAGGTTGCAGTCGCAAAGGAGGCCGGTCTGTCCACATGCAGCGGAGGGATATTCGGCATGGGGGAATCAATTGAACAGAGGGTTGAGCTGGCATTTGCCCTGATGGAACTGGATGCAGATTCAGTGCCGGTAAATTTTCTTATGCCGCCCTCAGGCACTGCCCTGGGCCATATAACACCCATTGAGCCTGCTGCTGCACTTAAAACAATTGCCATGCTCAGACTCCTGATGCCTGACAAGGAAATTCGGGTGTGCGGCGGGAGGATGACTGCACTGCATGACCTTCATCCACTCATCTTTGCGAGCGGCGCCAATGGCATGATGATAGGAAATTATCTGACGAGGAGCGGCAGGGAACCTCATAAAGACCTGCAAATGTTAAAAGACCTGGGCCTGACAATTGAGTCTCTATAG
- the bioD gene encoding dethiobiotin synthase, translating into MSKGEKTRGIFITGTGTGVGKTVVAAGIAAALRVRDISVGVMKPVHTGCMLDNERLVPEDSLFLARAAGSKDSEELITPFMFKEPAAPYAAAREHNIVIDINKIADCFNELCRRHDYVIVEGIGGVLVPVTKDFFVADLIKLLNIPVILVTRPDLGSINHTMLSIHCLKTKKINLSGIVISNCRAGSGNFAEKTFQDTIETLSDIPVIGTLPYITDLNMLICSDAMKSPDLFLKIADTLFDI; encoded by the coding sequence ATGAGTAAGGGGGAAAAGACTCGGGGGATCTTTATAACCGGCACCGGCACTGGCGTTGGTAAGACGGTTGTGGCCGCTGGCATAGCAGCTGCATTGAGGGTAAGGGACATCAGTGTAGGGGTCATGAAGCCTGTACACACGGGGTGCATGCTCGATAACGAGCGGCTTGTACCTGAAGACTCACTCTTCCTCGCCAGGGCCGCAGGGTCTAAAGATTCCGAAGAGCTGATCACTCCTTTCATGTTTAAAGAACCGGCGGCGCCATACGCGGCGGCAAGAGAACATAATATAGTCATAGATATCAACAAAATCGCAGACTGTTTCAACGAACTATGCAGAAGACATGATTATGTTATTGTTGAGGGGATCGGGGGCGTACTTGTTCCTGTTACAAAAGACTTCTTTGTTGCAGACCTTATCAAGCTGCTCAATATACCTGTAATATTGGTAACAAGACCCGATCTCGGTTCCATTAATCACACGATGCTGTCCATACACTGTCTGAAGACGAAAAAGATTAATTTAAGCGGCATTGTCATAAGTAATTGCAGGGCTGGGAGCGGCAATTTTGCAGAAAAAACCTTCCAGGATACAATAGAAACCCTATCTGACATTCCCGTGATTGGGACATTGCCTTACATAACAGATTTAAATATGCTGATCTGTTCAGACGCCATGAAGTCCCCTGATCTTTTCCTTAAGATTGCGGACACTCTTTTTGATATCTGA
- a CDS encoding SDR family NAD(P)-dependent oxidoreductase, translated as MKKVAIITGASGGLGHALSLRFTEGGFAVAVHYYQNKKAADELVSMVRSNGGEAGLFYCDVRSSGDVTSMIDMIAERWGNIDVLINNAAISIDNLLIRTDQAEWENIIATNLTGSFYTIRAVSKYMMKKKKGHIINISSLVGLKGHAGQCAYSSAKAGLIGLTKSTALELGRFNIYVNAILPGFMKTAMTESIPEQDRDSIINSNALMMSQDISEVAEFVYHLSNMTRISGQVFNTDSRIL; from the coding sequence GTGAAAAAGGTTGCTATCATAACAGGCGCCTCAGGCGGGCTCGGACATGCACTATCATTAAGGTTTACTGAAGGCGGGTTTGCTGTTGCCGTTCATTATTATCAAAATAAAAAGGCCGCTGATGAATTGGTCAGCATGGTCAGGTCAAATGGCGGCGAGGCCGGACTTTTCTATTGTGATGTAAGATCTTCAGGTGATGTAACATCCATGATTGATATGATTGCTGAAAGATGGGGCAATATTGATGTATTGATTAATAACGCTGCTATTAGCATAGACAATCTTCTTATCAGAACAGATCAGGCAGAATGGGAAAACATTATCGCCACTAATCTCACAGGTTCATTTTATACAATAAGGGCAGTTTCAAAATATATGATGAAGAAAAAAAAGGGACATATCATTAATATTTCATCATTGGTGGGGTTAAAAGGACATGCAGGGCAATGTGCATATTCATCAGCAAAGGCCGGTCTGATCGGATTAACAAAGTCAACAGCACTGGAACTGGGAAGATTCAATATATATGTTAATGCGATCCTTCCAGGCTTCATGAAAACAGCTATGACAGAGTCAATACCTGAACAGGACCGGGATAGTATCATTAATTCCAATGCACTTATGATGTCACAGGACATCAGCGAGGTTGCTGAGTTTGTTTATCACCTGTCTAACATGACCCGGATCTCCGGGCAGGTCTTTAATACTGACAGCAGGATATTATGA
- the bioW gene encoding 6-carboxyhexanoate--CoA ligase, which translates to MSGAERLVNGDFVQVIPELLHQSISSYNMPDSIIFSVDTIDPSSVVYTPPLTIGTINSSRPEEAAAISSDILNMNGVSSPAIERAFYLLSTGPSPDRRNMRGAIIMDAATGERVEPDSSRGVRVTRADFTSDERLSIIKSLMEEGIFHRRVMDALAIATKVAVRNESVAELCWSDDPEYTTGYVASRNSGYMRMTNMKKRGNMIGGRVFFVNLQGFNLQEYIYYLEKQPVIIGGRVTP; encoded by the coding sequence ATGTCCGGAGCTGAACGTCTTGTGAATGGGGATTTTGTGCAGGTAATTCCTGAACTGTTGCATCAGTCTATATCCTCTTATAACATGCCTGACAGTATCATTTTTTCTGTAGATACAATTGACCCTTCATCTGTTGTATATACTCCACCTCTCACTATAGGAACGATTAATTCATCACGACCTGAAGAAGCAGCAGCGATATCTTCTGACATCCTCAACATGAATGGAGTATCCTCTCCCGCAATTGAGAGGGCGTTTTATCTGCTCAGCACTGGTCCTTCTCCAGACCGCAGAAATATGCGGGGAGCAATCATCATGGACGCAGCGACAGGAGAGCGGGTGGAACCAGATTCATCAAGGGGTGTCAGGGTTACACGTGCTGACTTCACCAGTGATGAAAGGCTCTCGATAATAAAAAGTCTGATGGAAGAGGGTATCTTTCACAGAAGGGTTATGGATGCACTTGCCATTGCTACTAAGGTTGCGGTTAGAAATGAATCAGTTGCTGAGCTATGCTGGTCTGATGATCCTGAATATACTACCGGATACGTTGCCTCACGAAATAGCGGATATATGCGTATGACTAACATGAAGAAGAGAGGGAACATGATAGGCGGAAGGGTATTCTTTGTAAACCTTCAGGGATTTAATTTGCAAGAATATATATATTATCTTGAAAAACAACCAGTGATAATAGGTGGAAGGGTTACTCCTTAA